Genomic window (Staphylococcus debuckii):
CTGACGCTTCAATGGCTTGTGTTTGAATATCTTCATCATCAAATTTTCCAGTTCCTAATAACAATCTTGATTCCATTTCATATGGTCCAATTTTCAACATTTTATCCGCCTCCAACAAACTCTAATAATTCTAAACGATCATCTTCGCGCACGATTTGCTTGGCAAAATCATCGCGCTGTATTAAATTTTCATTATGTTCAGCAATCACACGTTTCGGGTCGAGCTCAAGTGATTCCAGCACATTTTGAATGCTGAGTTCACTATCGAACGTAAATGGATCACCATTAATGATGCACTTCATAACTTTCCCTCCTCATTGCGAATGGCGCCAATTCTTCTGGACGCTCGCCAGATTTCAACCATTCTGCCATCAACTCACCGATAATCGGCGACAGCAATATTCCATTACGATAATGGCCGGTAATTACCCATAAATTGGGGTCCGCCTCATCCATAATCGGCTGTTCGCCAGGCGTCCAAGGGCGTACGCCGGACCAATGTTTCAACTCGCGGCTTGAAGCCAACTCAGGCACGCGCTCAATCGCTTCATGTAGCAGCCAATCTTTGCCTTCAGTACTCACACCGACCGAATAATCATCGAAATAGCTGGTTGCACCGATTAAGAAACGATGGGGCGGTTTCGGCACAATATAACAGCCGTTGGTCATAAATAAAGTATGTTTCAAATCCAATTCTTCATTTTCCACCAAGACGACTTCGCCTTTCACACCGCTTACGGTCTCTTTGATTTCTGGTTTGTCCGTTAAGAAACCTGCCCAAGCACCTGCTGCCACTACTACTTTTTCAGCTTGAAGCTCAGAAGATTTGCCCTCAGCTTCTACAGCGATATGATAATGGTCGCCGTGACGCGTAATCTCTTCCACATTTGTATGGTCGAAACGTTCTACTGCATCCTCGGCTTGCAACGCCGCGTGCAAGGCTTTCGTATAATGATTCGCATTAATTTGATGATCATGCGGAACAAACATCATAGCCTGCGCGCCTTTCACCAAATAATGCGTCAACTCACCTAAATCGTGTTCACTTAAATCCTCTACATCCTTATCATGCGCATGCAGAAATTCATACTGTTGCTGCAACGAAGCCACATCCTCTTCCTCCGTCGCAATCTTGATCAATCCATTCTGCTGATATTGAATATCGATACCCGTTTCCTTCTGCAAAGTCTTACTCAACTCGTCGAACTTTGCACGAGACTTTAGAGCCAAGCGAAACAACGGACTATCTTCCTTGAACTCATTCTGAGCGCCCAGCATACCGCCCGCCTTATAAGACGCATGCTGACCCTCAATATCGCGGTCAATCAACGCAATACGCATACCGCTATCCTTCAAATGACGGGCAATCGACATACCGATCACACCCGCTCCAACAATCGCTAAATCAAACATCCTTACTCAGCCTCCTTTGCTGAACACAACGTCACCAAATCATTCTCCATAAAATACGAAATCGCTGCGATACCTGCGAACCCAGACGGGACTTGGCCTAACGTTTCCGCATTAATACCACCCAACGCTACCACCGGGATACCGACACGCAACACAGCTGCGATTTCTGCTTGAGTTCTAGGCGCTTTCCCAGGTTTGGATTTGGTGGAAAAGAGGTGCCCGAAAAGTACATAGTCCAAGTGATGTGCCTCGGCAGCTTGTGCACTTGCAGAACTATGTGTCGACATACTGACCATGATTTGAGGATGTGCTGCTTTGAACTGAAACGCACGTTCATCATGTTCGCGAAAATGAATCGTCCTTAAATCAAGTTTCTGTAATAATTCCATATCAGAATGCACCGTGATTTTAGATTTAGGAAAACCAGCTTGAAGCAAGCGCTCCAGAAACCTTTTCAAATCCGCTTGCTGCATCGGCGTCCGAAAGATCAAATGGTCAATCGCCGGCGCAATTGCGAGGAAATGCCTTAAATCATCTTGGGTCAAAGTACGATAGGGCGTAATTGCAATATACATAACGTACACCTTCTTAAAATTATCCAAATAAAAAAGCACTGTTTCTCCATAGAAAAACAGCGCATCAAAAAGTGCAATACGCCACTTTCCTACGCCAGTATAAACTGGATCAGGTTCCAAGAATTTCCTCATTGCCATGAGGATCTCAGCCTGTAAGAACAGGCACTTCCAGTGGACTTATTGTCATTATTCATTTCAATAAGTAATACATATTATCAGCACTAACAAAACGTGTAGCGAGGTGTTAATGCACGAGAGTGACGGATTCGTTCCGTCTCACCATTACTTTACAAAATCATCATAAAGCAAGATGGCAGAAAAAGCAATAGGGGGAGTGGTGAAGATGAACATTGAATTAATTTAATTCTTACTAAAGATTAGTAGAATAAAAAAGTGTGATTTATCTCATTTGATGAACTCAATTAATATAAAAGCTTGCCTATAAATCCGGCAAAAGATACAATGTTAATAAGTTGCTTGCCCAAATTGCAGGCAAAGAAAACTATAGATAAATCCTATGATTATAGGTTTTGTGGGACTATATAATCGACGAGTACCCCGAGCATTAGGGGACGAGAACCGCTTGCGGTAGAAATGAATTTCTGCATGTCCTAATCGACGAGTACCCCGAGCATTAGGGGACGAGAACTGTTGCTATCGTCGATATTGTACTTAATTTGTTCCAATCGATGAGTACCCCGAGTATTAGGGGAGGAGAACTTTTATTTCCTCTTTGATTTCTGAAATTCTGTTTAATAATAGACGAGTACCCCGAGTATTAGGGGACGAGAATGATAGTTTCAACAATAAATCTCATTAAATATTTTCAAATAAAATTATCTTGCTTTTATCTTGAAAGCTATGCTAAGATAATCTCCTGCTAATTTTGAGGCGGGAGATTTTACACTTGTAAAAGTAATAATCTTTTGTTGATTTCTGAATCTTCAAAATATATTGAGAGGTAATGAGATGAAAGATATTATATATGTTAAACGGTATTTCTTTGTTACTGTCGCCAAGCAGACCTTTAAATTTGTAAATATAGTGGATAAGGAAGAGAGTTATGTTCCTATTGAAGATGTAGATATGTTTATTTTTGATCATCCTAGAAGTTATTTTTCCAATCAGCTAGTAGAAACTTGTGTTGAGAATGATATTACGATTTTATTTTGTAATCGTAAGCATCGACCTATTACAAGTGTTACTTCTAATTTTGGTTATCAAAGAAGGCTTAAGAGGCTTTTACTTCAAATGAAAGTTCAGAAGAAAACAAAAGATCGTATTTGGCGAAAGATAATTATCAGTAAAATTAAGAACCAAAGTGATTGTTTGCGCTATACTGCTAAGTTAGATGAAGAGGCAGATTTTATTGAAAAAATAGCTAGTAGAATTGAAGAAGGAGATAAAACAAATAAAGAAGCAATTGCCGCTAAAAGATACTTTAACAACTTGTATGGTAAAGAATTTATTCGGGGTAGATATGATGACGCAGTGAACGCAAGTTTGAACTATGGTTATGCATTAATTCGGGCCAAAATCAGAAAGAGCTTGGCTGCTTATGGATTTGAACAAAGTTTTGGAATTCATCATCGTTCAACAGAAAATCCATTTAATCTTTCGGATGATATTATTGAAGTTTTTCGTCCGTTTGTAGATAGCTACGTTTATGAATTTATTTATCAAAAGAATATAGCTGAAATAAACAGTGAACATAAAGAACAGTTAATCGGTTTATTATTTGAAAATTGTGTGATTGATGAACGAATTTCTTCACTATTCGATGCTATTGATATTGTAATTCAATCATTAATAAAATGTTACGAAAGCAATAGTGCAAGCTATTTAAAACTTCCTAAAATGATTGAGGAGGGCCCTTAATGATGTTACTTGTTTGTTTTGATTTGCCGAGACACAGTAAATTAGAAAAGAAACAAGCTGCTAAGTTTAGAAAAAGACTAATAGAATTAGGTTTTTCAATGAAACAATTTAGTTTATATGAACGTTCTATCCGTAATAGTTCTACTAAAGAAAAAATTGTAAAAATTATTAGTAAGGAGTTGCCGGATTCAGGAAGCATCACAATGTATTCTTTGCCTAATAAGATTCATAATGAACAAATTACAATTTTGGGAGAAAACGCTATCAAAATTCTGGAGAAACCTAAGTTAATTTCATTTTAGTGATTATTTTTATCTATAAAATTGCATAAAATTAATTTAAATGATTTATTTTTTAGGGAGGAGGATGTTTATCGTGAGTCGTAAATTAGATTTGCAATATGGTTCATTATTACACGATATAGGAAAGATAATATATCGTAGTAATTCAAATGAATTTGAAAAGGGCACTCATTCGAAAATGGGATGGGAGTACTTAAAAAAGTTTGAAGAATTTAACCATACGAGTATTAAAGAGAGTGTACGATATCATCATTATAAAGAACTTTCACAAGTTAAATTAAATAATAATAGTTTAGCTTATATCACCTATATTGCGGATAATATTGCTAGTGGTGCTGATCGTAGAGATTTTATTGAAGAGGGTGATGAAGGAGATTATAGTAACAGTTTTAAATTTGATAAATTCGTTCCGTTAAACAGCATATTTAATATTCTGAATTCACAGTCATTAGGTATT
Coding sequences:
- the thiO gene encoding glycine oxidase ThiO; the protein is MFDLAIVGAGVIGMSIARHLKDSGMRIALIDRDIEGQHASYKAGGMLGAQNEFKEDSPLFRLALKSRAKFDELSKTLQKETGIDIQYQQNGLIKIATEEEDVASLQQQYEFLHAHDKDVEDLSEHDLGELTHYLVKGAQAMMFVPHDHQINANHYTKALHAALQAEDAVERFDHTNVEEITRHGDHYHIAVEAEGKSSELQAEKVVVAAGAWAGFLTDKPEIKETVSGVKGEVVLVENEELDLKHTLFMTNGCYIVPKPPHRFLIGATSYFDDYSVGVSTEGKDWLLHEAIERVPELASSRELKHWSGVRPWTPGEQPIMDEADPNLWVITGHYRNGILLSPIIGELMAEWLKSGERPEELAPFAMRRESYEVHH
- a CDS encoding thiamine phosphate synthase; this translates as MYIAITPYRTLTQDDLRHFLAIAPAIDHLIFRTPMQQADLKRFLERLLQAGFPKSKITVHSDMELLQKLDLRTIHFREHDERAFQFKAAHPQIMVSMSTHSSASAQAAEAHHLDYVLFGHLFSTKSKPGKAPRTQAEIAAVLRVGIPVVALGGINAETLGQVPSGFAGIAAISYFMENDLVTLCSAKEAE
- the thiS gene encoding sulfur carrier protein ThiS, whose amino-acid sequence is MKCIINGDPFTFDSELSIQNVLESLELDPKRVIAEHNENLIQRDDFAKQIVREDDRLELLEFVGGG
- the cas2 gene encoding CRISPR-associated endonuclease Cas2, with amino-acid sequence MMLLVCFDLPRHSKLEKKQAAKFRKRLIELGFSMKQFSLYERSIRNSSTKEKIVKIISKELPDSGSITMYSLPNKIHNEQITILGENAIKILEKPKLISF
- the cas1 gene encoding type II CRISPR-associated endonuclease Cas1 encodes the protein MKDIIYVKRYFFVTVAKQTFKFVNIVDKEESYVPIEDVDMFIFDHPRSYFSNQLVETCVENDITILFCNRKHRPITSVTSNFGYQRRLKRLLLQMKVQKKTKDRIWRKIIISKIKNQSDCLRYTAKLDEEADFIEKIASRIEEGDKTNKEAIAAKRYFNNLYGKEFIRGRYDDAVNASLNYGYALIRAKIRKSLAAYGFEQSFGIHHRSTENPFNLSDDIIEVFRPFVDSYVYEFIYQKNIAEINSEHKEQLIGLLFENCVIDERISSLFDAIDIVIQSLIKCYESNSASYLKLPKMIEEGP